Sequence from the Methanobrevibacter arboriphilus genome:
GCAAAAAATGTACCTTCAGAGTTTATTAAAATAGGAAAATCACTAAATTTTAGTAAATCTGATATTTTTTGGAAAATACAGCTACCTTCTGCACTTCCTTATATTTTCACAGGATTAAGATTAGGTGTAATATTTGCTTTTTTAATAGCTATGGGTGTGGAGATGATGGGAATGACAACAGGAAATGGTTTAGGTTATTTCATCATGCATTCACAAGAAACTGGTTATGTTCCAGATATGTGGGCAGGAGTTGCTGTTATGACAATTTTAGCTGTTTTAGTTAACTATTCTATTACTTTAATAGAAAAGGAGTTTTACAGAATAGAAAATTTGTTATTTTAATTATTTAAAATTCTAATTATTTAAGACAAAGTTATGATTGGGAATAATTATGAATAGAGCATGATAACGGGAAAATAATCATGAATGGAGTATAATAACGAGAAAATACTTATAAATAGGGGTATATAATGAAAAAAAAATATTTAGTAATAGTAATAGTTATCATCATCATTGTAGGCATTGCTTTTGTATCATCTCTTTTTATTTTTCAAGGAGATGAAAAAGATGTATGTTCTCAATGTAAGATGTTGAATTGTCATGATCATGCTATAGGAGATAATTATTGTTGTGATATGTGTAGTATGGAAGAAAATAGTAAATGTAATTGTCCAATGCCAATGAAAGAAAATAATAATTCTGAAAATAATGCTTCTAATATAAGTATGAATAATTCTTTAGCTGAAAATAGTTCAGATGTGAAAATGCATAACAATTAAATTTAATTTTTACTATCTTTTTTAATTTTTAGTATATTTTAATATTTTTAATAAAATTATAAATCAAATAATTTGGAGTAAATATTATGTCTTATCTTAATTTAAAATACATTGATTTAAGTTCGATTACGATTGTTGGATCTTTAATATTCTTTATTTGGGGAATAATAGTAGGATTATTGCTATTTATTTATTTTGCTATTAATGGAAATTTTGATACATTATCATTACTTATTCCATTTACAATAGCTTTTATATCTTTAGTTGGGGGAATTGTTTATTATTTCATTGGAACTTTTATTTATAATATTTTTTCAAAGAAGATATTTAATGCTTCATTTGAAATATCAAATGGAAATATTAAAAGAATCTCAATTTTACCTATTTCAATCATTATAACCTTGATAAATATTATATTTGTTATTTTGTTTTATCCTGGATTAAAATTAGTTTTAGAGGTTATTTTAATAGATTTATACTCATTTATAAGTTTCACCCCAATGATTTCATTGATAGGTCAAACTATAGATATTATTACAAATCCTATTATAATTTTAATATTCATTGTTTTAACTTTTATTTTAACTGTTTTAGGAGAATTTATATATGATTTAGTATCTAAAAAAACTGGTGGAGTTGAAATAAAATTAGAAAATAATAATAACGGTCTAAATAAAATCAATTATTTTAAACCATCAAGCGTAGGTTTGAACTTAGCTATTTCCTTGATTATTCCTTATACAATAATTAATCTAATAATTTCTTTTTTATTTTTCCCTGTTTCTTATATTAATTTTATTTGGGTGATTATAGGGGGATTTATAGGAATATTTATAATTATGAGTATATCAACAATATTTTATAATTTAATAGCTAATAAATTGAATCCTATCTTAGTTGAATTAGAATCTAATTAATAGTGAAATAGTTTTAGATCGAATGTTTTAAATTTAATTTATCAACTTTAAATTTGTTTAAATCTACAAAGAAATATCAAAGATAATTGAATCCATGGATCTTTATTGTTTTGTTTGGTTTGATTGAAATTGGTTGGGCTTACACACTTAAACTCTCAGAAATGTATACAAAGCCCCTTTATGCAGGCATTAATATTATTCTAATGATTGTGAGTCTGTATTTTTTAACTAAAACTTTAAAAAAAATACCATTAGGTACTGTTTATGCAATTTGGGTGCTATTGGATATTTAAGCATTATTTTACTTGGAATTATGATTTTAGGAGAATTTAAATCAATCATTAGAATGATTTTTCTTTTAATAGTTATTTGGAGTTATTGGTCTTAAATTCATAACAACATAATATATTTATAATTTAAAACTTTTTATAAATAAGAATATTTATTGTAAATATTTATTGTATATAGTAATGTTTAAATAATATTATCAATATATTAAAACTTAATATAACAATCGTTATAGATATTATGTTTTTTATATAATATTTAACTTTAGTGAATGATATTATAGTTTCAAAAATAATTTGAATTATTTTATTATTACCATTCTTATTATTTTTATTATAACTATCATTAATGTTAATTTATTATTACCATTATTAATTTTAGTATTATAATTAATATTATTAATGTTAATATTATACTTAGTATTATTAATCTTAGTATTATTGCTATTACTACTATTGATGTTAGTGTTATTATTACTATTATTAATATTATTAATAATAATTGTAATAATAATATTAATTTACATTATCAGTATTTTCATTAATATCTAGTTAATAATTAAAATCATAATATATTCTTAATATTAAATTCTGTAGTTAAATTATATTATATGTGAAAGAGCAAAGTGGTGATTAATATGGAAATGATTGCTGTTTATGAGGTTAAAATTGATAATAAAACTTATAAAGATAAACATAAATTCATTGGGCTTTTAAATTATACAAAAGATGTTTTAAAACAGTTAGAAAAGAATTCTGTAGGAGGATTTTACTATTTAAGAGTTAAAGTCGGATTTAATAAAGATATCTCTTTTAAAGAAGTTCTTGAAATAGCAGAAGAGAGAACTATAAAAAAAATAGAAGAAATCAAAAAAGAAATGATAATGGAAAAAAATTATTTACACATTGAATAATCTAAGAAGCTAACTTTTTAGCAATTTAAACTTTATTTAAAAAAATTTTATTTTAAAAATTATTTATATTATTTATTTATATTAAATTATTTAAATATTATAACTAATTATTATTAGGTCTAATTATATACTATATTTAAATATACTGTATTTAATAAATAGATATTATAATATAATTATTATTACATATATACTATGAGATATTTGTTAGATATAATGATATATTATAAGATACAATGAGATATAGTCTAGGAG
This genomic interval carries:
- a CDS encoding DMT family transporter, which encodes MNPWIFIVLFGLIEIGWAYTLKLSEMYTKPLYAGINIILMIVSLYFLTKTLKKIPLGTVYAIWVLLDI